In one Acomys russatus chromosome X, mAcoRus1.1, whole genome shotgun sequence genomic region, the following are encoded:
- the LOC127185024 gene encoding 40S ribosomal protein S18-like, protein MSLAIPEKFQHILRVLNTDIDGRRKIAFAITAIKAVGLRNDHVMLRKADTDLTKRTGELTEEDEVERVITILQSSRQNKIPDWFLNRQKDVKDGKYSQVLANGLDNKLREDLERLKKIRAHRGLRHFWGLRVHGQHTKTTGRRGRTVGVSKKK, encoded by the coding sequence ATGTCTCTAGCGATCCCCGAGAAGTTCCAGCACATTCTCCGAGTACTCAACACCGACATCGATGGGAGACGGAAAATAGCCTTTGCCATCACTGCCATTAAGGCTGTGGGGCTGAGAAATGATCATGTGATGTTGAGGAAAGCAGACACTGACCTCACCAAGAGGACTGGAGAACTCACTGAGGAGGATGAGGTGGAGCGTGTGATCACCATCCTGCAAAGTTCACGACAGAACAAGATCCCAGACTGGTTCCTGAACAGACAGAAGGATGTGAAGGACGGAAAGTACAGCCAGGTTCTGGCCAACGGGCTAGACAACAAGCTTCGTGAGGACCTGGAGCGACTGAAGAAGATCAGAGCCCACAGGGGTCTGCGCCACTTTTGGGGCCTTCGTGTCCACGGTCAGCACACCAAGACCACTGGCCGCCGCGGCCGCACTGTGGGTGTGTCCAAGAAGAAATAA